The genomic window gctggtttttgttttaattttgcttttatatccACCAGCCCCACCACATCAAGAAATACACAGATTTAGTGCCAGAGGTTCCTTCCATCCAAACCTGggtttccttcctccttttggtgaagaaggaaaaagaaaaaacaagacaatCGCTCGCCCAGCCAAGTCAGCATTGCGTTCATTTCCCTAAGCCCCATTTCCTCAGGAGGGCTTCCTCCCCTTACAGAGTTGCCACGGCAACCAAGTCAGCTCTGCTCAGGAGCCGCCCTGGACAGCAAACTGGGCTGTGCTGAGTCCTGTCCAAGacgaggggagggcagggaagatTAGAAGCCGAGAGCACTCAGCCGACCCCGGAATCCTTAcgaagggctgggctgggggactGAGGAAAAACTCTCCCCCCAAAACAAGATGATCTGTGGTTTAATAACAGGCCCAGCTGGGTCCAGAGGTGACAGTGGAGAGCCGTGTACCCTGAGACCAGCCTGCAGAGGACAGAGGCAACATGGAGGTGCCTCAAGGATCAGTGCTGAGGGTCCCGCCCCCATGCCCCGTCGAAGAACCCCCTCCACTGCCCATCTGAGAGTGCCCAAGACCAGCAGGAGGAATCTCCTTTGCATGGTAGTTGTACTCAATGCTGTGGAGTTTgagacattatttttaaactttaaatagcCCCACAGGTAAGCTATAAGGGAGAATGCAGAGACCACAGGCATTTTCAAAACATAAGGAGTTTTAATGTTAAGGAGTTTAAGGAGAATGTCAAAGAAACATTGGCCTTGGAGTCAAATCCTGAGCTTCCTGCTTGATGGTTTTGGGCGGTGACTCTCGCTGTCTGgattttactttcttcatctgtgaattAAGAATGAggtggccgggcactgtggctcacgcctgtaatcccaacatttgggaggccgaggcgggcagatcacaaggtcaggagatcgagacgatcctgtctaacacgatgaaaccctgtctctactaaaaatacaaaaaaaattaccaggcctggtggcaggcgcctgtagtcccagctactcaggaggctgaggcaggagaatggcatgaacccaggaggcagagcttgcagtgagccaagatcgcaccactgcactccagcctgggtgagagagcaagactccatccccccaaaaaaaagaatgaggtctcTTGTGTGTGCACGGCAAGAAACAATTTTACATCATGCCTCagtgcacacacaaatacatactgGTCCCCAGTTCCTTATCTGCAATTCCATAATTCCCAGATCCCTGCAAACCACACGTTTTGGTGGCAGCTGACTTCAGGAGTAATCCTGCTCTGTACTGACTTGAGTTCTTTGTAGACCTaccattattttttacatttaatgtgaataTTTGCTTGTTTCACTGTTGAAACATGTGTGGGTGTGATTACAGGGAGCAGTCCAGCCTCTGCTGGGAATGGTCAGGAATATACCATATGCACCCCGTGTCCTTTCTAAAATAGTGGAAATTCTGAATGCCTAAACACATCTGGATTCCAGGAATTTACATTAAGggatatatatttgaaataaccCACAAAAACAATACTCACCCCTGCTACGCTTGGTACACTCTGATATTTtcaaattgattttctttttaaaatgctgcttttGAACCAATAATTTCATAACCCAATGATGTGTTGATATTCACATTTTGAAGACACTGGTATAAAGTGTTTGACCCAACAGGCATGTGGCAGATGGAAGTGATCACTGGGATGTTTCCACTTCCTTGGCCTGGAAGGCTCACTTCATGTTGGTGCTGAGCTGAAAAGGATTCATTCCTCTCCAAAGCACCATGGCACTCCCCTGGTGTTTCAATGTTCTCAGGCTGCCATAGTAAAATATCACAGGCTGGGTGACTTCAACAtctggcttttattttctcacagatcCAGAGGCAAGAAGTCCAAGGTGAAGGTGCCAAAAGGGTTGGAGTCTGGGGAGGACTCTCTTGCTGGCTTATGGAAGCTGCCTTTGCACTGTGTGCTCACACAGTCTTCTTGTGTCCCTTTCTGTTCTTACAATAGGACACTAGCCCTCTAATAGAATTAGAGCCCTACCCTTGTGATCTCATTCAGTCTTAATTGCTTCCTTAAAGGCCAGATCTCCAAATGTAGTCACCTGAGTTTAaagcttcagcatatgaattttgggggcacaCAATTCCCTCTATAGCACTAATGACTCCATAAAACAAGTCCCACATCACAGCTGTCCAGGAAAATTAACATGTAGTCATCTCTTATGCAATGGCTGTTATGCACTCCCACACTTTCCTCCAACCttatcctttcttctttccaactAGAGAGCAGTATCTTTATTGAGGATGCCATTAAGTATTTCAAGGAAAAAGTGAGCACACAGAATCTGCTACTCCTGCTGACTGATAATGAGGCCTGGAACGGATTCGTGGCTGCTGCTGAACTGCCCAGGTAAGCTCCATGGGGTTACCTCCATTGGGCACTCCGGCGATGCCACCCAGCTCTCCCCTGGGCTAGTTTTCCCTGACAGGCacacctcctccaggcagcccccTCTGCTGGGCTTGAGGATGACCTTCTTGGCACTCCAGGAAGAATATTTCCTCCATGTCCTTCGCTGGCAGTGAGTAGCCTCAGGCTGAGGGGATAGGAAGCCCACAGGAACAGGGTCATTTCTGCCATCTGCTGGTGATGGGAACTTTGCCAGTTACTTTCTCACTTTCAGCCTTTCTTCATCAATGGAGTTTTATTGTGAGAAAAATGAGATCgtgcatgtaaagtgcttagcataatgactgacacacagtaggtgcacaGTTAACGTTAACATCTTACAAGCTTGGTGGAAACAGAACCAGGGTTAAGGATCTTCTTCTTGAAGATGGGAGCCCAGCAGGACTTGACCTTTGGGACAAGTCAGAAAAATCCTGACCTAACCAATGTGTGTTCCTGGGGATGCTGGCTGGAGCCCTTTTTCTCATCTGAGGAATTCCATAAACACGGCAGGACCCTTCTGCTGGTCCAGGATGCCgagaggctggagtggagttgCACAGCGCTGGGTCTCTTTCCAGCTCTGTCTGTGTCCAGTCCCTGGGCTCTGGGCTTATGTCAGAGACTGGAAACTGTCATCAGTCTAATAGGAATAGCAACTCAATGTGATAGGAGTGTGGTGAAGGCCTTAGAGGCAACTCCAGGTCAAAGGTGGGGAACCAACACCAAGATCCTGCCCAAAGGCCCAGAGAGACCGGGATCAGCGTCAGAGCCTGGAGTCAGGATGGAGCAAGAGTCAGCCTTGGTTGTAGGACAAGCAGGAAGGCTGGGGCACCAGGGCTGGGACTAGGGTGTGGAAAGAGAGGCACCAAGGGCTTGAAACTTAAGGAGGTCATGAACTTGCAGAGGACATGTGAGTGGGAGAGGGATATTTCTTCCCTGTCTGGATGATCCCAACACTCATGGGCATATAGGGTCATGGTTGCCTGTGTCTCTCACACCACGCCTTGGAACTGGCAAGTTCTGGGCTACCCTTTGAGACCTTCTTCTCTTCTACACAGAGAAACCCCTGACATTGACAAGCAGTATGTCTTAGTGACCATTTTCATAGTAGAATTAGTTGCTGCCAATTTGTGTAATTTCAGGGATACTGAGCAGACTCACAACTTCCCAACCAAGGAGGAAAACACTTCCTCTACCATCTTGTCCAAATTCAGGTCTTTTCAGCATTAGCAATTTATATAGGTGGTTCTGAAAGTGTTTTGAATCTTCTAGAGGTTCCATAAAATTGCAAATGGCCTTGGTGTGCACACAGGTGAAGCTGTCACTACTAAGGCATCAGTTAGGCTGGTGACACCTGCGAGTGAGACCTGGAAGGTTGGGGGTGCAGGTGGTAGGTCAGGAGGCAGTAAGGTGGCTGGAGCGTCCATGTGGAGCCAGAATGAATAGCCAGATCTCCCACTCCAGTCAGCTGGGGCAGTGGCCAGAACCAGTAGCCTTCAGCCAGGTGAAAGGGCATGAGGCATTGGAAGGGAGCAGATGCCAGGCAAAGTGAACTCCTGTCTCTccggggttttgtttttgtttgaattcAAAGTACTCAGAGATAGCCAGACTGCAATGTCTGAGGGCACCCTTACCTTTGACACCACCTGCAAATTTAAGGGGATTTCTAAATCCATCCTTTGATTTTGTAATTCACTGGAAGGACTCACATAACTCACTGAAAACTGCTATTTCACAATTGTGGTTGATCACACGGAAAGAACACAGATTAAAATCAGCCTAAGAAAGAGACACACGGGGCAGAGTTTGGGAGGGTTTTAAGTGTGAAGCTTCATTGTCCTCAGGACGCTGTGTTCTCCTGTGTGAATGTGGGACAAAACACATGCGGTGTtgccaaccagggaagctcaccCAGTTAAGGAAAAATTCCTGTGAATCACATTAAACCAGAAATGAAGCCTTTTTTCAGGATTGTTGTTACAGGGGAGGGAGACTGAGCCCAGCTCCAAATATAGTAAAGACAGAGGGGGAGTCACAGCCAACACCAGGGTGGGGGCGGGAGATGGAACAGGACTGATAGGAGACACCAGAGTGGGGGGTTCCTGCTAAATTGGCCTAACAGGATTCTCACTAAAGGCAGGTCAGACACTCACCCATCAATGGTGGGGGTGAAGAGCATAATCAGATAGCAAAGCGTAATCAGACAGCAAGGGGGGAAGACCCTCCCTAAACTGACTTGGGGAGATTCTTGCTGAGCTGGGTGGTGCAGGTCCAGCAAGCAGTGGGTGGCTGTGGAAGGCCAAGGTCGGCGCCTAGTGGAGAAGAGGCTCAGAAGAGCCCAGCTGGAGTTGGTCAAGGAGAAAGTCCTTCTTTCTCAACCCATGCCTTAGTGTCCAGAGTATCTGCTGGGGCTGGATCACAAGCTGCCCTCATGGCTGACCTGGAGTCTCCAGCCCCTCCCTGAGGTCTAACCCCTTTAGTCCCCGGGTCCTCTGGGATCAGGAAAGACACCAAATAGCCCCAAACCCCATCATCCATCAGATTCCTATACGGTCCCGTGGCCAAATCACCAGGCAAAGACAGATGTTCCTACCAGGCAGGACATTCCAGGGGCCTGGAGATCACTTCCCAGGAGCTGAGGACAAAGGGAAGGCCTCTCTTTGGGTAAAGTTCATGCTTCACTTTCCTGCCATCCTGGGAATAAGGTCTCTTTGTCTCACTCTCACTGCTCTTTGTTCATCTGCAGAGTTTTCCCTCTCCAAACACTTTGGCAGTCACGGTGTTGACCTGCCCTTGAATGAGGAGGCATCTTTATCAAACACCTACCATGAAAGAGCATCTGAGATGCCTTTAAGATATTTATTTCCATATGGAATAAATATTGAGGAGTATCTATGATGAACAAAATGTGTTTGAGTTTGAAAGATAATTAATTCCATTTgtaaaatttgtttctatttgatCGATAGTGAAAGCTCTGCAATTTACACAGGATAGAGATCACATGGAGCTCATTTCACAGACAGGgaaactgcatttcttttttttttttttttttttgagttggagtcttgctctgtcgcccaagctggagtgcagtggcgcgatctcggctcactgcaagctctgcctcccggttcaagcaattctcctgcctcagcctcctgagtagctgggactacaggcgcccaccaccacgcccggctaattttttgaatttttggtagagacagggtttcaccgtattagtcaggatggtctcaatctcctgaccttgtgatccacccgccttggcctcccaaagtgctgggattacaggtgtgagccaccacaccgagccAAAACTGCATTTCTTAATCCTTTAACCTTTCCTTGTGCAGGAATGAGGCAGATGAGCTCCGTAAAGCTCTGGACAACCTTGCAAGACAAATgatcatgaaagacaaaaactggCACGATAAAGGCCAGCAGTACAGAAACTGGTTTCTGAAAGAGTTTCCTCGGTTGAAAAGTGAGCTTGAGGATAACATAAGAAGGCTCCGTGCCCTTGCAGATGGGGTTCAGAAGGTCCACAAAGGCACCACCATCGCCAATGTGGTGTCTGGCTCTCTCAGCATTTCCTCTGGCATCCTGACCCTCGTCGGCATGGGTCTGGCACCCTTCACAGAGGGAGGCAGCCTTGTACTCTTGGAACCTGGGATGGAGTTGGGAATCACAGCCGCTTTGACCGGGATTACCAGCAGTACCATGGACTACGGAAAGAAGTGGTGGACACAAGCCCAAGCCCACGACCTGGTCATCAAAAGCCTTGACAaattgaaggaggtgagggagtttTTGGGTGAGAACATATCCAACTTTCTTTCCTTAGCTGGCAATACTTACCAACTCACACGAGGCATTGGGAAGGACATCCGTGCCCTCAGACGAGCCAGAGCCAATCTTCAGTCAGTaccgcatgcctcagcctcacgccCCCGGGTCACTGAGCCAATCTCAGCTGAAAGCGGTGAACAGGTGGAGAGGGTTAATGAACCCAGCATCCTGGAAATGAGCAGAGGAGTCAAGCTCACGGATGTGGCCCCTGTAAGCTTCTTTCTTGTGCTGGATGTAGTCTACCTCGTGTACGAATCAAAGCACTTACATGAGGGGGCAAAGTCAGAGACAGCTGAGGAGCTGAAGAAGGTGGCTCAGGAGCTGGAGGAGAAGCTAAACATTCTCAACAATAATTATAAGATTCTGCAGGCGGACCAAGAACTGTGACCACAGGGCAGGGCAGCCACCAGGAGAGATATGCCTGGCAGGGGCCAGGACaaaatgcaaactttt from Homo sapiens chromosome 22, GRCh38.p14 Primary Assembly includes these protein-coding regions:
- the APOL1 gene encoding apolipoprotein L1 isoform c precursor (isoform c precursor is encoded by transcript variant 5); this encodes MEGAALLRVSVLCIWVQQNVPSGTDTGDPQSKPLGDWAAGTMDPESSIFIEDAIKYFKEKVSTQNLLLLLTDNEAWNGFVAAAELPRNEADELRKALDNLARQMIMKDKNWHDKGQQYRNWFLKEFPRLKSELEDNIRRLRALADGVQKVHKGTTIANVVSGSLSISSGILTLVGMGLAPFTEGGSLVLLEPGMELGITAALTGITSSTMDYGKKWWTQAQAHDLVIKSLDKLKEVREFLGENISNFLSLAGNTYQLTRGIGKDIRALRRARANLQSVPHASASRPRVTEPISAESGEQVERVNEPSILEMSRGVKLTDVAPVSFFLVLDVVYLVYESKHLHEGAKSETAEELKKVAQELEEKLNILNNNYKILQADQEL
- the APOL1 gene encoding apolipoprotein L1 isoform a precursor (isoform a precursor is encoded by transcript variant 3); this encodes MEGAALLRVSVLCIWMSALFLGVGVRAEEAGARVQQNVPSGTDTGDPQSKPLGDWAAGTMDPESSIFIEDAIKYFKEKVSTQNLLLLLTDNEAWNGFVAAAELPRNEADELRKALDNLARQMIMKDKNWHDKGQQYRNWFLKEFPRLKSELEDNIRRLRALADGVQKVHKGTTIANVVSGSLSISSGILTLVGMGLAPFTEGGSLVLLEPGMELGITAALTGITSSTMDYGKKWWTQAQAHDLVIKSLDKLKEVREFLGENISNFLSLAGNTYQLTRGIGKDIRALRRARANLQSVPHASASRPRVTEPISAESGEQVERVNEPSILEMSRGVKLTDVAPVSFFLVLDVVYLVYESKHLHEGAKSETAEELKKVAQELEEKLNILNNNYKILQADQEL
- the APOL1 gene encoding apolipoprotein L1 isoform b precursor (isoform b precursor is encoded by transcript variant 2) codes for the protein MRFKSHTVELRRPCSDMEGAALLRVSVLCIWMSALFLGVGVRAEEAGARVQQNVPSGTDTGDPQSKPLGDWAAGTMDPESSIFIEDAIKYFKEKVSTQNLLLLLTDNEAWNGFVAAAELPRNEADELRKALDNLARQMIMKDKNWHDKGQQYRNWFLKEFPRLKSELEDNIRRLRALADGVQKVHKGTTIANVVSGSLSISSGILTLVGMGLAPFTEGGSLVLLEPGMELGITAALTGITSSTMDYGKKWWTQAQAHDLVIKSLDKLKEVREFLGENISNFLSLAGNTYQLTRGIGKDIRALRRARANLQSVPHASASRPRVTEPISAESGEQVERVNEPSILEMSRGVKLTDVAPVSFFLVLDVVYLVYESKHLHEGAKSETAEELKKVAQELEEKLNILNNNYKILQADQEL